A section of the Salmo trutta chromosome 4, fSalTru1.1, whole genome shotgun sequence genome encodes:
- the LOC115191716 gene encoding hydroperoxide isomerase ALOXE3-like, with amino-acid sequence MFQCCCCRDNSLIYKAEVFTGEMLYAGTMNSIYIQLRGTMDSSHRICLPKSRFIGGHPRGAVIELDVPCPSTLGHLEFVVLESEPYLPFCFLNSDWFCSKVVVTTPEGDTANFPCYHWISGHERLVFREATGKLIFNETWPEAIEERKKELQSRRKVYSWSIYAEGLPQIMKVDSASDLPAEVRFSFTKDFEFIFTAVEALVSLKLETHSTNKKQWKSLDELSHVFNRHKTDVYEYVERNWKEDTFFGYQLLNGLNPMMIHRCSKLPENFPVTEDMVKASLFGKNLEAEIQKGNIFLVDYKRLHGVTANVIHGKQHFLAAPLCLLYVTPEEKLIPIAIQLKQEPGEDNPIFLPTDSEYDWLLAKIFVRNSDFAEHELNFHLLRTHLLAEVFAVSTLRNLPMVHPIYKLLISHFRYTLQINTLARQALISEKGVITENASVGGPGMMEFLKKAVASLTYSSLCMPEDIIARGLESIPNFFYREDGLKLWAIVHRFVQKVISHYYTCDSDVQKDCELQNWIKDIFFYGFLAETSTGIPQSFSSVTELVKFLTMVIFTVSIQHAAVNNGQFDFGGWMPNFPISLQQPPPTTKGQCTESTMLKTFPDINTTVNGMAVVYLLSTQSTDNVALGNGYQDHFSEKTPLELIHETQDVLKKFNFEIQGRNVSLPLPYTYLNPNNVENSVAL; translated from the exons ATGTTCCAGTGCTGTTGTTGTAG AGACAACAGTCTTATTTACAAAGCAGAGGTGTTCACTGGAGAAATGCTGTACGCCGGCACAATGAACAGTATCTATATACAACTCCGTGGCACAATGGATTCAAGCCATCGCATCTGCCTCCCAAAAAGTAGATTCATTGGGGGCCACCCCCGAGGGGCT gtgattgaGCTTGATGTGCCCTGTCCTTCCACCCTGGGCCATCTGGAGTTTGTGGTGCTGGAATCAGAGCCATACCTCccattctgcttcctcaacagtGACTGGTTCTGCTCTAAAGTAGTGGTGACCACACCAGAGGGAGACACAGCCAACTTCCCCTGTTACCACTGGATCTCAGGCCATGAGCGTCTGGTGTTCAGGGAGGCCACTG GTAAACTGATATTCAATGAGACCTGGCCAGAGGCCatagaagagagaaagaaggagctACAGAGTCGGCGAAAGGTGTACAG TTGGAGTATATATGCCGAGGGTCTACCCCAAATAATGAAAGTTGACAGCGCTTCTGATCTCCCTGCTGAGGTCCGCTTCTCTTTCACCAAGGACTTTGAGTTCATCTTCACAGCAGTCGAAGC ATTGGTGTCACTGAAACTAGAAACCCATTCCACCAACAAGAAACAATGGAAGAGCCTAGATGAACTCAGTCACGTTTTCAATAGACACAAGACTGACGTCTATG AATATGTCGAAAGGAACTGGAAGGAGGACACGTTTTTTGGGTACCAGCTTCTGAACGGCCTCAACCCCATGATGATCCATCGCTGCTCCAAGCTTCCAGAGAACTTCCCCGTCACAGAAGACATGGTGAAGGCTTCCCTTTTCGGAAAAAACCTTGAAGCAGAAATTCAG AAAGGCAACATCTTCCTGGTTGACTACAAGCGTCTACATGGAGTGACAGCAAACGTGATCCACGGGAAACAGCACTTCTTGGCTGCCCCACTCTGCTTGCTCTATGTGACCCCAGAAGAGAAGCTCATTCCCATCGCAATCCAG CTGAAGCAGGAGCCTGGAGAAGACAACCCCATCTTCCTTCCTACTGACTCTGAGTATGACTGGCTCCTGGCCAAGATCTTTGTGAGGAACTCCGACTTCGCCGAACACGAGCTGAACTTTCACCTGCTGAGGACTCACCTGCTGGCTGAGGTATTTGCCGTGTCGACACTGCGCAACCTACCAATGGTGCATCCCATCTACAAG CTCCTGATCTCTCACTTCCGCTACACTCTGCAGATCAACACTCTGGCTAGACAGGCCCTCATATCAGAGAAGGGGGTGATCACAGAG AATGCCAGTGTAGGAGGTCCAGGGATGATGGAGTTCCTGAAGAAAGCGGTGGCCTCATTGACCTACAGCTCCCTCTGTATGCCGGAGGACATCATTGCACGTGGTCTGGAGTCAATCCCCAACTTCTTCTACAGGGAAGATGGACTCAAGCTGTGGGCCATCGTTCACAG GTTTGTTCAGAAAGTGATTAGTCACTACTACACCTGTGACTCAGACGTCCAGAAGGACTGTGAACTGCAGAACTGGATCAAGGATATCTTCTTCTATGGGTTCCTGGCAGAAACCAGCACAG GAATCCCTCAGTCTTTCAGTTCAGTGACAGAACTGGTCAAGTTTCTCACCATGGTGATCTTCACAGTGTCTATCCAACATGCTGCAGTCAACAATGGACAG TTTGATTTTGGCGGCTGGATGCCCAACTTCCCCATCTCCCTGCAACAGCCTCCTCCCACCACTAAGGGGCAGTGTACTGAGAGCACAATGCTGAAGACCTTCCCTGACATCAATACCACCGTCAATGGCATGGCAGTTGTGTACCTTCTGAGCACGCAATCCACTGACAAT GTTGCTCTTGGAAATGGCTATCAGGATCACTTCAGCGAGAAGACCCCTCTGGAACTGATTCACGAAACTCAAGATGTGCTGAAGAAATTCAACTTTGAAATCCAAGGCAGGAATGTCTCTTTGCCCTTGCCATACACCTACCTGAATCCCAACAATGTGGAGAACAGTGTGGCCCTGTAA